Proteins co-encoded in one Juglans regia cultivar Chandler chromosome 16, Walnut 2.0, whole genome shotgun sequence genomic window:
- the LOC108995685 gene encoding protein FLOURY 1-like isoform X2, whose protein sequence is MDCAACMKFLTQGGSFGCGFLVFGCFSQVVHFLGLFFMFGLGLKVLQLGCHGKGLVQFLCEYRGKSSGLRNGFCLKNCVADACDSKAMPCECDSLKFLENSESLSRDDLLVSREVLDSDDDVKANDVLEEDDEEKDSYAEDGEYDVMALRKLVKIERQRADAAYAELEKERMAAASAAEETMTMILRLQSEKSSTEMQANQYRRLAEQKQQYDLEVIQSLQWIVMKHESYRSLLEDHLRLCRQKLKLYTKGDELDGLEGIDASMRFLNTPAADGLDDGLIGSLDMDYP, encoded by the coding sequence ATGGACTGCGCTGCATGTATGAAGTTTCTGACTCAGGGTGGAAGCTTTGGATgtgggtttttggtttttgggtGTTTCTCACAGGTTGTCCATTTTTTGGGGTTGTTTTTTATGTTCGGTTTGGGTTTAAAGGTTTTGCAACTTGGTTGTCATGGAAAGGGTCTGGTACAATTTTTGTGTGAATATAGAGGGAAATCGAGTGGTCTAAGAAAtgggttttgtttgaaaaattgtgTTGCTGACGCATGTGATTCAAAGGCCATGCCTTGCGAGTGTGACTCGTTGAAATTCTTGGAGAATTCGGAGTCACTCAGTAGGGATGATTTGCTCGTAAGCAGAGAGGTATTGGATTCAGACGACGATGTTAAAGCAAATGATGTTTTGGAAGAGGATGATGAGGAAAAAGATTCTTATGCTGAGGATGGAGAATATGATGTAATGGCATTAAGAAAATTGGTGAAGATAGAAAGACAGCGAGCAGATGCTGCTTATGCAGAGCTTGAGAAGGAAAGAATGGCTGCTGCATCGGCAGCTGAGGAGACAATGACCATGATTTTGCGCCTTCAAAGTGAGAAGAGCTCCACAGAGATGCAAGCCAATCAATACCGCAGGTTGGCCGAGCAGAAGCAGCAATATGACCTAGAAGTAATACAATCTTTGCAATGGATTGTTATGAAACACGAGTCCTATAGGAGTCTGTTGGAAGATCATTTGAGGTTGTGCAGGCAAAAGCTGAAGCTTTATACAAAGGGAGATGAATTGGATGGACTTGAAGGGATTGATGCAAGTATGCGTTTTCTGAACACCCCTGCAGCAGATGGTCTGGATGATGGGCTAATTGGCTCTCTTGACATGGATTATCCTTGA
- the LOC108995685 gene encoding protein FLOURY 1-like isoform X1: MQILGRFRLLVVICAVLDLYERFLKSLLGFVVMDCAACMKFLTQGGSFGCGFLVFGCFSQVVHFLGLFFMFGLGLKVLQLGCHGKGLVQFLCEYRGKSSGLRNGFCLKNCVADACDSKAMPCECDSLKFLENSESLSRDDLLVSREVLDSDDDVKANDVLEEDDEEKDSYAEDGEYDVMALRKLVKIERQRADAAYAELEKERMAAASAAEETMTMILRLQSEKSSTEMQANQYRRLAEQKQQYDLEVIQSLQWIVMKHESYRSLLEDHLRLCRQKLKLYTKGDELDGLEGIDASMRFLNTPAADGLDDGLIGSLDMDYP, translated from the coding sequence ATGCAGATTCTGGGGCGTTTTCGTTTATTAGTTGTTATTTGCGCTGTTCTTGATTTGTACGAGAGATTTTTGAAGAGCCTTCTTGGGTTTGTGGTCATGGACTGCGCTGCATGTATGAAGTTTCTGACTCAGGGTGGAAGCTTTGGATgtgggtttttggtttttgggtGTTTCTCACAGGTTGTCCATTTTTTGGGGTTGTTTTTTATGTTCGGTTTGGGTTTAAAGGTTTTGCAACTTGGTTGTCATGGAAAGGGTCTGGTACAATTTTTGTGTGAATATAGAGGGAAATCGAGTGGTCTAAGAAAtgggttttgtttgaaaaattgtgTTGCTGACGCATGTGATTCAAAGGCCATGCCTTGCGAGTGTGACTCGTTGAAATTCTTGGAGAATTCGGAGTCACTCAGTAGGGATGATTTGCTCGTAAGCAGAGAGGTATTGGATTCAGACGACGATGTTAAAGCAAATGATGTTTTGGAAGAGGATGATGAGGAAAAAGATTCTTATGCTGAGGATGGAGAATATGATGTAATGGCATTAAGAAAATTGGTGAAGATAGAAAGACAGCGAGCAGATGCTGCTTATGCAGAGCTTGAGAAGGAAAGAATGGCTGCTGCATCGGCAGCTGAGGAGACAATGACCATGATTTTGCGCCTTCAAAGTGAGAAGAGCTCCACAGAGATGCAAGCCAATCAATACCGCAGGTTGGCCGAGCAGAAGCAGCAATATGACCTAGAAGTAATACAATCTTTGCAATGGATTGTTATGAAACACGAGTCCTATAGGAGTCTGTTGGAAGATCATTTGAGGTTGTGCAGGCAAAAGCTGAAGCTTTATACAAAGGGAGATGAATTGGATGGACTTGAAGGGATTGATGCAAGTATGCGTTTTCTGAACACCCCTGCAGCAGATGGTCTGGATGATGGGCTAATTGGCTCTCTTGACATGGATTATCCTTGA